The Oryzihumus leptocrescens sequence GCCGACGACTTCCTGTTCAACGCGGTGGCCGCGGAGGAGTTCTCGAAGTTCAACGCCGCAGTGTCCTCGTGCTTCGGCATCCACGCCGACGTGTGCCCGCCCTACATCGTCGACCTCGGCACCGAGGAGCAGAAGCAGCGCTGGCTGCCCCGCATGGCTGCCGGCGAGCTGATCTGCGGCATCGCCATGACCGAGCCCTCCGGCGGCTCCGACCTCGCGGCGCTGAAGACCACGGCGGTGCGCGACGGTGACGACTGGATCGTCAACGGCTCCAAGACGTTCATCACCAACGGCTACCAGGGCGACCTCATCATCGTCGCGGCCCGCACCGACCCGTCCAAGGGTGCCAAGGGCATCACCCTGTTCATGCTCGAGACCGGCATGGAGGGCTTCACCCGCGGCCGCAAGCTCGACAAGGTCGGCCAGGAGGAGTCCGACACCGCCGAGCTGTTCTTCGACAACGTGCGCGTGCCCGACGCCAACCGCATCGGTGAGGAGGGCCGCGGCTTCATCGCGATGATGGAGCGCCTGCCCCAGGAGCGGGTCGGCGCCGCGGTGTCCAACACCGCCCACGCGTTCCAGATCCTCGCCGAGACGATCGAGTACGTGAAGGAGCGCAAGGCCTTCGGCCAGCCGGTCGGCACGTTCCAGCACAACAAGTTCAAGATCGCCGAGATGCAGACCAAGCTCGAGGTCACCCAGGCCTACGTCGACGACTGCGTCGTGGCGCACGCGAAGGGCGAGCTCACCGCCGTCGACGCGGCCAAGGCCAAGTGGTGGTCGGCGCAGGTGCAGAACGACGTGCTCGACGAGTGCGTGCAGCTCTACGGCGGCTACGGCTTCATGAACGAGTACCGCGTCGCCCGCGCCTGGCGGGACGCTCGCGTGACCAAGATCTGGGCCGGCTCCAACGAGATCATGAAGGAGCTCATCGGCCGCGACCTCGGCCTCTGAGCCGGCCGCCGAGCCACCTTCTGCGCCACCCCGCACCCGAGGAGGAGCCCCCGTGGGCCTGCACGACCACACCGTCGCCATCGTCACCGGAGCCAGCCGCGGCATCGGGTTCGGCATCGCCGAGCGCCTCGTCGCCGAGGGGGCCAGGGTGGTCCTCACCGGCCGCAAGCCCGAGGCGCTCGACGAGGCGGTCGAGCGCCTCGGCGGGGTCGAGCATGCGCTCGGCGTCGCCGGCCACGCCGACGACGCCGACCACCAGGACCAGGTCATCGCCACCGCCCGCGAGGTCTTCGGCCGGCTCGACCTGCTCGTCAACAACACCGGCATCAACCCGGCCTACGGGCCGATGATCGACACCGGCGTCGACACCGCCCGCAAGATCCTCGAGGTCAACGTGCTCAGCGCGTTCGAGTGGACCCGCAAGGCCGTGGGCAGCGGACTCGGCCAGGTCGACGACCGCGGCCGCCCGACCGGCGCCGTGGTCAACGTCGCCTCGATCGCCGGGCTCGGCGCCACCGGGATGCTCGGCTGGTATGCCGTGTCCAAGGCCGCCCTGATCCACCTCACCACCGAGCTCGGGCACCAGCTCGGTCCCGAGGTGCGCGTCAACGCCGTCGCCCCGGCCGTGGTCAAGACGCAGTTCGCCGAGGCGCTCTACGCCGGGCGTGAGGAGAAGGTGGCTGCGGCCTACCCGCTCAAGCGGCTCGGCGTGCCCGAGGACGTCGCCGGGGCCGTGTCGTTCCTGCTCTCCCGCGACGCCTCGTGGATCACCGGCCAGACCCTGGTCATCGACGGCGGCGTCACGCTGGGCGGCGCCCTGTGAC is a genomic window containing:
- a CDS encoding acyl-CoA dehydrogenase family protein → MPRNVYGPDHEAFRASVREFVERSLKPRAEDFITAKSIDRAVWLEAGKQGLLGLDIPEEYGGAGADDFLFNAVAAEEFSKFNAAVSSCFGIHADVCPPYIVDLGTEEQKQRWLPRMAAGELICGIAMTEPSGGSDLAALKTTAVRDGDDWIVNGSKTFITNGYQGDLIIVAARTDPSKGAKGITLFMLETGMEGFTRGRKLDKVGQEESDTAELFFDNVRVPDANRIGEEGRGFIAMMERLPQERVGAAVSNTAHAFQILAETIEYVKERKAFGQPVGTFQHNKFKIAEMQTKLEVTQAYVDDCVVAHAKGELTAVDAAKAKWWSAQVQNDVLDECVQLYGGYGFMNEYRVARAWRDARVTKIWAGSNEIMKELIGRDLGL
- a CDS encoding SDR family oxidoreductase; this translates as MGLHDHTVAIVTGASRGIGFGIAERLVAEGARVVLTGRKPEALDEAVERLGGVEHALGVAGHADDADHQDQVIATAREVFGRLDLLVNNTGINPAYGPMIDTGVDTARKILEVNVLSAFEWTRKAVGSGLGQVDDRGRPTGAVVNVASIAGLGATGMLGWYAVSKAALIHLTTELGHQLGPEVRVNAVAPAVVKTQFAEALYAGREEKVAAAYPLKRLGVPEDVAGAVSFLLSRDASWITGQTLVIDGGVTLGGAL